Part of the Bacillota bacterium genome is shown below.
AGTGAACAAAGCTGTTTGAGTCAGAAAACCGGGACCGATGGCGGACGTTGCCATCAAGAACGCTGCACCTAGCAACACATTGGCTATGTTGCGCTGATCATCAGATCCTTTGGGTTTCATGGACTTAATTCCCTCCTTAATGGTGTTAGTATATTCCGAATTTACTGTAAGCAGTCATGACTCACCCCCTGGTAGTATTAGCTTGTACGTATATTTGATTCTCCCCCAGATAGCAGTTTACCTCCTATAATAAGTAAAATTATTCCATAGAATGGGAGAAGCAAGCATAAAAGACAGTAGATTATTGGAGCTAGAATACCGTGGTTGGGCAGGGGTAGATAGGCTAGACTGATAGCCGGTTGCTGTTTCCAAGCTGATAAGGTATAATCAGGAAGGAATAGGATAAGGGAGCGTGAGGAAGGTAACTATTATTATCGATGGTTATAACTTGATCCGGCAGGTACCGGCGCTCCTGAGTATTGAAGGACGGGGGTTAGAGGCGGGGCGGGAGGCTCTCCTGGATCGCCTTTTTCTGTATAAAAGCGGTCGACGGGATGAAATCACCGTGGTTTTTGACGGCCCCGGGGACCGCGGCTACTTTGCCCGCGGTGGCATTCGAGTTCAGTTTGCCCCCTCGGCGGACGAGGCGGTGGTGGCACTGGCCGGTCCGGGCACCTTAGTAGTAAGTTCGGATCTGGAAGTACAAGCCGGTGCCCGGCATCGGGGAGCGCGAACCCAAGGTGCTGCCGAGTTTTGGCAGCAGGTGCGAGCAGCTATTGCCGGCCGACGCTACCGGCGGGCTCAGCGGCCGCAGCCGGCTTTTTACGGAACCTGGGACAAGGCCGATTGGGATGAAGATTATGAGGATAACAGTCAGCGAAAAAAGAAGCGGCGGCGCCGCTGAGAACAAGAGGGCAGGCCTTATGGAAATCATCAAGGGAACCAAGGTTATCACTGTGATAGAAGCGGCCGACTTGGCGCAGCTCCAAGAGGCCGGGGCCATTATCAGGCGAGGTGGATTAGTGGCTTTTCCCACCGAAACGGTCTATGGGCTCGGGGGTAACGCTTTGGATCCGGAGGTGGCAACTAAGATATACGCTGCCAAGGGACGCCCGTCTGATAATCCGCTGATTGTTCACGTGGCTCGGCCAGAGGAAGTTGAAGCCTTGGTAACCAGGGTTCCTGCTGTGGCCGAGAAGTTAATAGAACGATTTTGGCCCGGGCCTTTAACCTTAGTATTTGCAGCTGCCGAACAAGTGCCCCGTCGAACCACAGGGGGGCTCGACACAGTGGCTATCCGCCTGCCGGCGCATCCGGTAGCGCTGGCGCTGATTGAGGTGGGCGGCTGTCCCCTGGCCGGGCCCAGCGCCAACTTGTCCGGGCGCCCCAGCCCAACCACGGCCCAGCATGTAATAGCAGATCTTGCCGGTCGTGTTGACATGATCATCGACAGCGGGCGCACAGGAGTCGGGGTGGAAAGCACGGTTTTGGATGTGACTGTCAGCCCGCCGCAAATTCTGCGCCCGGGTGGCCTGACTTTGGAGCAACTGCAACAAGTGATTCCGGCAGTTACTGTTGACCCCACTGTGGTCCAGGACACCCCGCCGGAAGGGGGCCGGGTGCGCTCTCCGGGAATGAAGTATAAACACTACGCGCCCAAGGCGGGAGTGGTAGTGGTGGAAGGTAGGCCGACTGCTATTGTGACCAAAATCTGCTCACTGTATGATGACTATGTTTCCCAAGGGAAACGCGTAGCTATCATGGCTACAACCGAGACGGCGCACCTCTACGGGCAGCGACAGACTAGTATCGTTGGGGCTCGTGAGGATTTAGCCACAGTGGCGGCCAATTTGTTTGACCTGCTCCGCTGGTTTGATGCCCAAGGTACCGAGGTGATTTTGGCCGAAGGGGTGGACATGGTTGGGCTGGGGCTGGCGGTGATGAACCGCCTGCGTAAAGCGGCCGGTTATCGTATTGTCAAAGCGTAAAGCAAAATAGTCAAGTGGGGATTGTAGCCCATGGTGCCATCAGCGAAGGAGGGTTAGCACTTGTTCTGGAAGACGGCTTGGACAACTTTTACCTTGGTATTTCTAGCCGAGCTCGGTGACAAGACACAACTGGCTACCATGTTACTGGCAGCAGAAAGTCGGGCTCTGGGGGCCGTGTTTGCCGGTTCGGCGGCTGCGTTGGTTTTGTCGTCTTTTATCGGAGTTCTGGCCGGCGAGGCTTTAACGCGACTGGTCTCACCTCAGTTTCTGAAGACAGCTGCTGGCTTTGCTTTCATCTTATTGGGCCTTGTTATGCTGGTGAAAAGGGGGTAAATCAGGGTTATGCTGACAGTACTCTTGATTTGTACCGGCAACACCTGCCGCAGCCCCATGGCGGCGGCGCTTCTGCGCCGGGCGCTGGACGAACAGCTGGGCGAGAAAGCTTCGTACATAAAAGTAGAATCAGCCGGCTTGGGAGCTATCCCCGGGAGCTGGGCTTCGCCACCGGCTATAGCGGTAATGGGAGAAGTAGGGCTTAATTTGACTGAGCACCGGGCTCGTCCGGTTACCCGGGAAATGGTACGGGCGGCTGACTTGGTCTTGACTATGACCCGCCGCCAAAAGGAGCATGTTCTGGCCCTGGAGCCGGCGGCCCGGGACAAGACATGGACCCTGGGCGAATTGGCCGCCCAAGGGGGGACAGACCGGGAGCTCCGTGTCGATGTAGACGACCCGTTTGGGGGACCGGAGCACACTTATCGTCAGGTGCGTGGCCAACTGCAAGCATTATTGAGACCGGCAGTGGAGTACCTTAGGCAAATGGTCCTATCCCAGGGCTAGGAGCAGGAAATTTGTTCTTTTACGGCGAAGCTAGCTGCATGCTAAGCTTTTCCCGCCTAGGCGGGACTTCCCTGATCTTTGACAGGAGCGAAGAAGTCATATTTGTTTTGGGCGAGAAGAAAGAGGGGGATGAAGAAGTGAATAAGGGAGGTCAAGGGGTGGGGCGTGCACTACTCGCCTTTGTGTTAGCTGGGGTATGCGGGGGTGGTTCCATTTGGCTTTGGACTCGCCTGGAGCTGACGGGGATGGGGGCCGGCTTGTTTGGGTGGTGGGCAGTGGTGGCGCTGAGTTTTGTTTGGCTGGACGGGATGTGGCAGCGCCAGGCACTTAAGGGTGTAGTTACGTATCTGCAGGCGTTAGCCGCCGGCGAAACGTACGCTGAGTTTCCGGAGGCCGTCACCGGCCCGGCGGCGCAGATAGCCCGGCCGCTGAAGGAGCTGGCCGGCAGGCTACAGCAGGTTCTAGGAGAACTGCAGATAGCGGCTGATCAGATGCGGACCTCGGCTGGGCAGCTAGAATCAGGTACCGATCAGGCCCAGGCGGCCATGACCCAGATTGCCGAAGTGGTGCAGGAAATGGCACACCAGGCCACTAAACAAGCTACGGCAGCCAACAACACGGTGGAAAAGACAGGGTACATGAACACCGGTGCTGCGGCCATTGCCGCTAGAGTTAAAGACAGTGAGCAGGCAGCGGATCAGGTGGCAGCTGATGTGGTCACCAGCCGTGAAGCCCTGGAAGCTTTACTTAAGGCCGTTGAAGCTACCGCCAAGCGCAGTGAAGTGCTGGCTGCTGACGTGCGCCAACATACCGAAGGCACGCGCAAGGTGGGAGCCATTGTGGCCAGTGTGACTCAAATCAGTGAGCAAACGAATCTGTTGGCTCTCAATGCAGCCATCGAAGCGGCTCGAGCCGGCGAGCAGGGACGGGGTTTTGCTGTGGTGGCAGCTGAGATTAGGAAATTAGCCGAACAAGCGGCCGAGGCAGCCAAGGAGATAACCACTATTTTGAATCGCATTCATGAAGAAGACAGCGCTTTAGCGGTGGCCATGGATGAGCAGGCGGAAAAGTCGCGGGCAGCTGCAGCCCAGTCCGACTATGCTCGGCAGGCGCTGGCGGCCATGCATACAATATTAGGAGAGCTGCGAACCAAGGTGGCCCAAATTACGCACCATGTGGACGAACAGGTGCAGCGGGTTGCTGACGTGGCTGATCTCATGGACACTGTCAACGACAGTGCCCAGTACACAGCTTCCGGCAGCCAAGAAGCAGCGGCCGCAGTGGAAGAGCAGACAGCCAGTGTAGAGGAAATGGCCCGGGCAGCTCAAAAGCTGGCCAAGATGGCAGACCGGCTCTATGATCTTACCCGCAAGTTCGGCCATGTAAGCATACCTCCGGAAGTGCTGAGGCAAAAAGTACAGCAGGGGTGGCGAGTGCTGGAGCCCATAAGTGACGACCCGTCATTTGTAGAAGCGACACCCCAGGAGAAACTCAGGCGGTTAAAGGAGAAACTGGCGGCTCATTCGTTTCTGGAGCTTATGTATGCCGTCGGGCTGGATGGCAGAACCATGGCTATCACAAAAGGGGACGTAGACCTGGATGTGTCCCACCGTCCCTGGTACCAACAGGCCCGGGAGGGACAGAGAGTACAGACGGAAGTCTACATTTCTTCCGCTACTTACCGGCCCTGCGTTACCTTGGCCTTGCCGCTTCGTTTTCAAGACCGGATTGTGGGAGTTCTGGGAGCGGATGTGAAGTTGTAAAACACAGTTGGGCGCGGTGGGCGCCCAAAAATTTTGCCCACAGTGGGAGGAAACCGAGTCGAGGGAAAGAAGTAATATATTTTGGGGTATGATTAGAGCAGGGTAGGTGATAGCTGTTGAAATTTGCCCTTGGCAGTGACCATGCTGGTTACGAGCTGAAAGAAGCGATCAAAGCGCTTTTAGCTGAACAAGGCCTCGATTATCAGGACTTTGGGACCCATGGCACCGAGTCCTGTGATTATCCCGATTTTGGTCTGGCGGTGGCTGAGACGGTGGCAGGAGGAGATGCGCCGCTGGGAATTTTGGTCTGTGGCACCGGGATCGGTATGTCTATGGTAGCTAACAAGGTTCCAGGGGTGCGGGCGGCGTTGTGTGGCGACACTTTTTCAGCCCGGGCCAGCCGTGAGCATAACCATGCTAATATTTTAGTGTTAGGAGCCAGGGTAGTGGGCTTGGGACTGGCGCTGGACATTGTTCGTACGTGGCTGATAGCGGTTCCGCAAGGCGGCCGCCATGCTGAGCGGGTGGAAAAAATAAAGGCGGTTGAGTGTAAGTACAGGAGGGAGTGAAGGTGCTGCAAGAAATCAGTCTGGCAGTAGAGGCGGCAGCACAAGAATTGTTAGAACGGGCCCAACTGGAACCGGGCAGTATTTTAGTGGTAGGGTGCAGTACCAGCGAAGTGCAGGGTCAACACATTGGCAGCGCCGGTAACCGAGAAGTAGCTGCAGCTATCTTACAACCACTGCTTGAGATTGCCGGCGAGAATCGCATCTTGTTGGCCATTCAGTGCTGCGAACATCTTAACCGGGCTTT
Proteins encoded:
- a CDS encoding TIGR01440 family protein, translated to MKVLQEISLAVEAAAQELLERAQLEPGSILVVGCSTSEVQGQHIGSAGNREVAAAILQPLLEIAGENRILLAIQCCEHLNRALVVEREALKQYQLEQVSVYPVAHAGGSLAALAMDLFTDPVLVEEVQAHAGLDIGHTLIGMHMKPVAIPTRLAVNRVGKACL
- a CDS encoding divalent metal cation transporter — protein: MKPKGSDDQRNIANVLLGAAFLMATSAIGPGFLTQTALFT
- a CDS encoding threonylcarbamoyl-AMP synthase: MEIIKGTKVITVIEAADLAQLQEAGAIIRRGGLVAFPTETVYGLGGNALDPEVATKIYAAKGRPSDNPLIVHVARPEEVEALVTRVPAVAEKLIERFWPGPLTLVFAAAEQVPRRTTGGLDTVAIRLPAHPVALALIEVGGCPLAGPSANLSGRPSPTTAQHVIADLAGRVDMIIDSGRTGVGVESTVLDVTVSPPQILRPGGLTLEQLQQVIPAVTVDPTVVQDTPPEGGRVRSPGMKYKHYAPKAGVVVVEGRPTAIVTKICSLYDDYVSQGKRVAIMATTETAHLYGQRQTSIVGAREDLATVAANLFDLLRWFDAQGTEVILAEGVDMVGLGLAVMNRLRKAAGYRIVKA
- a CDS encoding TMEM165/GDT1 family protein, which translates into the protein MFWKTAWTTFTLVFLAELGDKTQLATMLLAAESRALGAVFAGSAAALVLSSFIGVLAGEALTRLVSPQFLKTAAGFAFILLGLVMLVKRG
- the rpiB gene encoding ribose 5-phosphate isomerase B, with translation MKFALGSDHAGYELKEAIKALLAEQGLDYQDFGTHGTESCDYPDFGLAVAETVAGGDAPLGILVCGTGIGMSMVANKVPGVRAALCGDTFSARASREHNHANILVLGARVVGLGLALDIVRTWLIAVPQGGRHAERVEKIKAVECKYRRE
- a CDS encoding low molecular weight protein arginine phosphatase — its product is MLTVLLICTGNTCRSPMAAALLRRALDEQLGEKASYIKVESAGLGAIPGSWASPPAIAVMGEVGLNLTEHRARPVTREMVRAADLVLTMTRRQKEHVLALEPAARDKTWTLGELAAQGGTDRELRVDVDDPFGGPEHTYRQVRGQLQALLRPAVEYLRQMVLSQG